The following coding sequences lie in one Heliangelus exortis chromosome 8, bHelExo1.hap1, whole genome shotgun sequence genomic window:
- the GPR52 gene encoding G-protein coupled receptor 52, giving the protein MNQSRWIEWRTLNMSSSVMNISDHLSCPLGFGHYNTVDICILETVVIVLLTFLIIAGNLTVIFVFHCAPLLHHYTTSYFIQTMAYADLFVGVSCLVPTLSLLHYSTGVHESLTCQVFGYIISVLKSVSMACLACISVDRYLAITKPLSYNQLVTPCRLRICIILIWIYSCLIFLPSFFGWGKPGYHGDIFEWCATSWLTNAYFTSFIVCLLYAPAAFVICFTYFHIFKICRQHTKEIHDRRARFPSHEVDAAGETGHSPDRRYAMVLFRITSVFYVLWLPYIIYFLLESSRVLENPSLSFLTTWLAISNSFCNCVIYSLSNSVFRLGLRRLSETICSSCTCLKDRDARDPKPRKRANSCSI; this is encoded by the coding sequence ATGAACCAGTCCCGATGGATTGAATGGAGGACTCTGAATATGAGCAGTAGTGTTATGAACATATCTGACCACCTCTCCTGCCCTCTCGGATTTGGTCACTACAATACAGTTGACATCTGTATCCTTGAGACAGTCGTTATTGTCTTgctcacatttttaattattgcgGGTAACTTAACTGTGATATTTGTATTCCACTGTGCTCCACTTCTGCATCATTATACCACCAGCTATTTTATTCAGACCATGGCCTATGCTGATCTTTTTGTTGGAGTTAGCTGCTTGGTTCCTACTTTGTCACTGCTTCACTACTCGACAGGTGTCCACGAGTCCTTGACATGTCAAGTTTTTGGATATATCATCTCTGTGCTCAAAAGTGTATCTATGGCATGTCTTGCTTGCATCAGCGTGGATCGCTATCTCGCTATAACAAAGCCTCTCTCCTATAACCAACTGGTCACACCTTGCCGCTTGAGAATCTGCATCATTTTGATCTGGATTTACTCTTGTCTGATCttcttgccttcttttttcGGTTGGGGAAAACCTGGTTACCATGGAGATATTTTTGAATGGTGTGCTACCTCCTGGCTAACTAACGCCTATTTTACCAGCTTTATCGTGTGCTTACTCTACGCTCCTGCTGCCTTTGTCATCTGTTTCACCTATTTCCACATCTTTAAAATTTGCCGGCAGCACACCAAAGAGATCCATGACCGGAGAGCTCGATTTCCCAGCCACGAAGtggatgctgctggggagaCTGGGCACAGCCCTGACCGCCGCTATGCCATGGTTTTGTTTCGGATAACCAGCGTGTTCTACGTGCTGTGGCTCCCCTATATCATCTACTTTCTGCTGGAGAGCTCTAGGGTGTTGGAAAACCCATCTCTTTCCTTCTTAACGACGTGGCTTGCTATAAGCAATAGTTTCTGCAACTGTGTCATCTATAGCCTCTCCAACAGCGTTTTCAGGCTGGGACTGAGGAGACTCTCAGAGACAATATGTTCATCTTGTACGTGTTTAAAAGACAGGGATGCACGGGACCCTAAGCCAAGAAAACGAGCTAATTCTTGCtccatttaa